Proteins found in one Actinokineospora alba genomic segment:
- a CDS encoding DNA-formamidopyrimidine glycosylase family protein codes for MPELPEVEALAHHLRENAVGRTVARVDVASLSVLKTVSPPWTALHGREVTAATRHGKYLDLDCEGVHLVTHLARAGWLRWADTMSAAPPRPGKGPLALRVHLGPPGQGPGFDLTEAGTKKGLAVWIVEDLASIEQISTLGPDALALTRDEFAELLSDRGERLKTVLTSQRVIAGIGNAYSDEIMHVAKLSPFATPARLDDDAVDTLYAAMRSVLTDAVDRSVGQDAARLKGEKRSGLRVHARTGLPCPVCGDTVREVSFADKSFQYCATCQTGGKPLADRRMSRLLK; via the coding sequence GTGCCGGAACTGCCCGAGGTCGAGGCTCTAGCCCACCATCTGCGCGAGAACGCGGTCGGTCGCACGGTCGCCCGCGTCGACGTGGCGTCGCTGAGTGTGCTCAAGACCGTGAGCCCGCCGTGGACCGCGTTGCACGGCCGAGAGGTCACCGCGGCCACCCGCCACGGCAAGTACCTCGATCTCGACTGCGAGGGCGTGCACCTGGTCACCCACCTAGCCCGCGCCGGGTGGCTGCGCTGGGCGGACACCATGTCGGCCGCGCCGCCGCGCCCCGGCAAGGGCCCGCTGGCGCTGCGCGTGCACCTCGGGCCACCGGGGCAGGGGCCGGGTTTCGACCTCACCGAGGCGGGCACGAAGAAGGGCCTCGCGGTGTGGATCGTCGAGGACCTCGCCTCGATCGAGCAGATCTCCACCCTCGGGCCGGACGCCCTGGCGCTGACCCGCGACGAGTTCGCCGAGCTGCTGTCGGATCGCGGTGAGCGGCTGAAGACGGTCCTGACCAGCCAGCGGGTGATCGCCGGCATCGGCAACGCCTACTCCGACGAGATCATGCACGTGGCCAAGCTGTCGCCGTTCGCCACGCCCGCACGGCTCGACGACGACGCGGTCGACACGCTGTACGCCGCGATGCGGTCGGTGCTGACCGACGCTGTCGACCGCTCGGTCGGCCAGGACGCCGCCCGACTCAAGGGCGAGAAGCGCTCCGGCCTGCGGGTTCATGCCAGGACCGGGCTGCCGTGCCCGGTCTGCGGGGACACCGTGCGGGAGGTCTCGTTCGCCGACAAGTCGTTCCAGTACTGCGCGACGTGCCAGACGGGCGGCAAGCCGCTCGCTGATCGCAGGATGTCCCGGCTGCTCAAGTAG
- a CDS encoding GAF domain-containing sensor histidine kinase — translation MAQLLTERAFVGVLATLLVLGLFVVLCRPRKSGSVHDAVLDAVQRLSKAAPELRNGLTEQAADEATKHLLEMLKCVAIGISDAEGRLLSWDGAANEHYVDLAEPTVEAVRRSQRAHIQHENLQCRHRGSCPMRTAVIVPLIIDGQVEGALIVVGGVDSKRLIRAADEVATFLCIQLELAKLDESKQQLARAEIRALRAQISPHFIYNTLNTISSLIRTDPEHARELLQDFADFTRYSFRSSGLFATLADELSNIDRYLTIECARYKERLNVRLRIAPEVQSVVVPFLVLQPLVENAVRHGIAKKPGGGTVSVFAHDNGSEALIVIEDDGVGMDADRLFEDLRDAHKTGSHVGVGNINQRMRQVFGDEYALMVETAPNAGMKITLRVPKYFPGVRPDLPDFSEDSEEMDGPSGPPQPGPLAPLPSPLPMPQPGS, via the coding sequence GTGGCCCAGCTGCTGACCGAGCGCGCGTTCGTCGGTGTGCTCGCGACGCTTCTCGTGCTCGGCCTGTTCGTGGTCCTGTGCCGACCCCGCAAGTCCGGCTCCGTGCACGACGCCGTCCTGGACGCGGTCCAGCGGCTGTCGAAGGCGGCGCCCGAGCTGCGCAACGGTCTCACCGAACAGGCCGCGGACGAGGCGACCAAACACCTGCTCGAGATGCTCAAGTGCGTGGCCATCGGCATCTCCGACGCCGAGGGCAGGCTGCTGTCCTGGGACGGCGCCGCCAACGAGCACTACGTGGACCTCGCCGAGCCGACGGTCGAGGCCGTGCGGCGCAGCCAGCGGGCGCACATCCAGCACGAGAACCTGCAGTGCCGCCACCGCGGCAGCTGCCCGATGCGCACCGCGGTGATCGTGCCGCTGATCATCGACGGCCAGGTCGAGGGCGCCCTGATCGTCGTCGGGGGCGTCGACAGCAAGCGCTTGATCCGCGCGGCCGACGAGGTCGCCACCTTCCTCTGCATCCAGCTGGAACTGGCCAAGCTCGACGAGTCGAAGCAGCAGCTGGCCCGAGCCGAGATCCGGGCCCTGCGCGCGCAGATCTCGCCGCACTTCATCTACAACACGCTCAACACGATCTCGTCGCTGATCCGCACCGACCCCGAGCACGCCCGTGAGCTGCTGCAGGACTTCGCCGACTTCACGCGGTACTCGTTCCGGTCGTCCGGGCTGTTCGCGACCCTGGCCGACGAGCTGAGCAACATCGACCGCTACCTGACCATCGAGTGCGCGCGGTACAAGGAACGGCTCAACGTCCGGCTGCGGATCGCGCCCGAGGTGCAGTCGGTCGTGGTGCCGTTCCTGGTGCTGCAGCCGCTGGTGGAGAACGCGGTCCGGCATGGGATCGCGAAGAAGCCCGGGGGCGGGACCGTCAGCGTGTTCGCGCACGACAACGGGTCCGAGGCGTTGATCGTCATCGAGGATGACGGCGTGGGGATGGACGCCGATCGGCTGTTCGAGGACTTACGGGACGCGCACAAGACCGGGTCACATGTGGGTGTCGGGAACATCAACCAGCGGATGCGGCAGGTGTTCGGCGACGAGTACGCGCTGATGGTGGAGACGGCGCCGAACGCGGGCATGAAGATCACTTTGCGGGTGCCGAAGTACTTCCCCGGGGTGCGGCCGGATCTTCCGGACTTCAGTGAGGACTCCGAGGAGATGGACGGGCCTTCGGGGCCGCCGCAGCCTGGGCCGTTGGCTCCGCTGCCGAGTCCGCTGCCCATGCCGCAGCCGGGAAGCTGA
- a CDS encoding rhodanese-like domain-containing protein, with product MPNNVPSVDVPDLPVELPTDVTLLDVREQDEWDAGHAPDALHIPMGELAGRLDELPADNAVYVICRSGGRSARVTQYLNANGWDATNVDGGMQAWAHFSRPMSCVSGQEPEVL from the coding sequence ATGCCTAACAACGTGCCGAGCGTGGACGTCCCGGACCTGCCCGTCGAGCTGCCGACCGACGTGACGCTCCTCGACGTGCGTGAACAGGACGAGTGGGACGCCGGGCACGCGCCCGACGCGCTGCACATTCCGATGGGCGAGCTGGCCGGAAGGCTCGACGAGCTGCCCGCGGACAACGCCGTCTACGTGATCTGCCGTTCTGGCGGCCGGTCGGCGCGGGTCACCCAGTACCTCAACGCCAACGGCTGGGACGCGACCAACGTCGACGGCGGAATGCAGGCGTGGGCGCACTTCAGCAGGCCCATGTCGTGCGTGTCCGGCCAGGAGCCCGAGGTCCTCTAA
- a CDS encoding DUF983 domain-containing protein — protein sequence MTRQVRDVNGRLWTVHGTLEWRTPATEDDFEHDVAAGYVPGIVMIILIAALGIVLVSWMPGDVVVPGWVILLLLMIALFFPVRWALRRPWKLVAETGDDGDGEPVEKWIGTVRGYFTARGEIAKVAKSITQDTQPSYEGVLKPQA from the coding sequence ATGACGCGCCAGGTTCGCGACGTGAACGGCAGGCTGTGGACGGTGCACGGCACGCTGGAATGGCGTACCCCGGCAACTGAGGACGACTTCGAGCACGATGTCGCCGCCGGGTACGTGCCGGGGATCGTGATGATCATCTTGATCGCCGCGCTGGGGATCGTGCTGGTCTCCTGGATGCCGGGCGACGTGGTCGTTCCCGGCTGGGTGATTCTGCTGCTGCTCATGATCGCGCTGTTCTTCCCGGTCCGCTGGGCGCTGCGCAGGCCGTGGAAGCTCGTCGCCGAGACCGGCGACGACGGCGACGGCGAGCCGGTAGAGAAGTGGATCGGGACGGTCCGCGGCTACTTCACCGCCCGCGGCGAGATCGCCAAGGTGGCCAAGAGCATCACCCAGGACACCCAGCCCAGCTACGAGGGCGTCCTCAAGCCTCAGGCATGA
- a CDS encoding sodium/solute symporter: MELNAWAMAGILLVGLATFSIGFRSSRLANTTQDFLVARRTVRSRRNAAAISGEYLSAASFLGVAGLVLKDGADALWYPIGFTAGYLLLMLFVAAPLRRSGAYTLPDFCEARLGSTGMRKLAAVFVIFIGILYLVPQLQGAGLTVHQILPDAPVWVGAAVVSGVVFVNVFGGGMRAITVVQAFQYWLKLFAIAAPTFVMVALFFGDGGVRGAGVTGLTEPLPPRFPTDVVITVETPVVLTVTEPVTLTATGGRVDGALGGRVYWGAGQHTVGEGTELRFTAGSPVPVVRGAPSDNESWLRPVSGSGDLFTTYSLIVALFLGTMGLPHVLVRFYTNPDGRAARRTTLHVLMLLGLFYLFPIMLGALSRLYVPELLVTGRTDAAVLALPMKIAPGLLGQILGAVTSAGAFAAFLSTSSGLVVSVAGVLSTDVFKGKIRDFRFATFIAVAAPFTIAWLLRPTDITLSVGLSFALAASTFCPLLLLGIWWRKITWVGAAAGMLLGGGLVLAALIANIVSGYTGGWAPAFFQQPALVTVPAAFLAVLIMSKATQSQLPLDANRIRMRMHAPDRLGFIRDRDIARFGAAEDRARLANGRHRR; this comes from the coding sequence TTGGAACTGAACGCCTGGGCGATGGCCGGGATCCTGCTCGTCGGTCTCGCCACGTTCTCCATCGGCTTCCGCAGTTCCCGCCTGGCCAACACCACCCAGGACTTCCTCGTCGCCCGCCGCACCGTGCGGTCCCGGCGCAACGCGGCGGCGATCTCCGGTGAGTACCTGTCGGCGGCGTCCTTCCTCGGTGTCGCGGGCCTGGTGCTCAAGGACGGCGCCGACGCACTCTGGTACCCGATCGGCTTCACCGCGGGCTACCTGCTGCTGATGCTGTTCGTCGCCGCGCCGCTGCGCCGGTCGGGGGCGTACACGCTGCCCGACTTCTGCGAGGCCCGGCTCGGGTCGACCGGGATGCGCAAGCTCGCCGCCGTCTTCGTGATCTTCATCGGCATCCTGTACCTGGTCCCGCAGCTGCAGGGCGCCGGTCTGACGGTCCACCAGATCCTGCCGGACGCACCGGTCTGGGTGGGCGCGGCGGTGGTCTCGGGTGTCGTGTTCGTGAACGTCTTCGGTGGCGGCATGCGCGCGATCACCGTCGTGCAGGCGTTCCAGTACTGGCTCAAGCTCTTCGCGATCGCCGCCCCGACCTTCGTGATGGTGGCCCTGTTCTTCGGCGACGGCGGTGTGCGGGGTGCGGGCGTGACGGGGCTGACCGAGCCGCTGCCGCCGCGGTTCCCGACCGACGTAGTGATCACCGTCGAGACGCCCGTGGTCCTCACCGTCACCGAACCGGTGACGCTCACCGCGACCGGCGGCCGGGTCGACGGCGCCCTCGGCGGACGGGTCTACTGGGGCGCAGGACAGCACACGGTCGGCGAGGGCACCGAGCTTCGCTTCACGGCCGGGTCGCCGGTTCCGGTGGTGCGGGGAGCGCCGTCGGACAATGAGTCCTGGCTGCGGCCGGTGTCCGGCTCGGGCGACCTGTTCACCACGTACTCGCTGATCGTGGCCCTGTTCCTGGGGACGATGGGCCTGCCGCACGTCCTCGTGCGCTTCTATACGAACCCCGACGGCCGCGCCGCGCGCCGCACGACGCTGCACGTGCTGATGCTGCTCGGGCTGTTCTACCTGTTCCCGATCATGCTGGGCGCGCTGTCGCGGCTGTACGTGCCGGAGCTGCTGGTGACGGGCCGGACGGACGCGGCGGTTCTCGCGCTGCCGATGAAGATCGCGCCCGGCCTGCTCGGGCAGATCCTGGGTGCGGTCACGTCGGCGGGCGCGTTCGCGGCTTTCCTGTCGACGTCGTCCGGGCTGGTCGTGAGCGTCGCCGGGGTGCTGTCGACCGACGTGTTCAAGGGCAAGATCCGGGACTTCCGGTTCGCCACGTTCATCGCGGTGGCCGCGCCGTTCACCATCGCCTGGCTGCTTCGCCCGACCGACATCACGCTGTCGGTCGGGCTGTCGTTCGCCCTGGCCGCGTCGACGTTCTGTCCGTTGCTGCTGCTCGGCATCTGGTGGCGCAAGATCACTTGGGTCGGCGCCGCGGCCGGGATGCTCCTCGGCGGCGGGCTGGTGCTCGCCGCGCTCATCGCGAACATCGTCAGCGGGTACACCGGCGGCTGGGCGCCCGCGTTCTTCCAGCAACCCGCATTGGTGACGGTGCCCGCGGCGTTCCTCGCGGTGCTGATCATGAGCAAGGCGACCCAGAGCCAGCTGCCGCTCGACGCCAACCGGATCCGGATGCGGATGCACGCCCCGGACCGGCTCGGATTCATCCGCGACCGCGACATCGCCCGCTTCGGGGCAGCTGAGGACCGCGCCCGGCTGGCCAATGGCCGACACCGCCGCTGA
- a CDS encoding SigE family RNA polymerase sigma factor: MRTRDTEEFAEFFSARFDTYRRIAHALCGDWDEAEEITQESFVKVYARWSKIRRDTVDAYLRTVLTRSFLDTRRRKRAREDVVAEVPDAGSRDPETAERLALGSALLSVPPRQRAVLVLRFIVDQSVEQVAATMGCSVGTVKSQTSRGLDTLRAAYPETTRSA; the protein is encoded by the coding sequence GTGCGCACACGCGACACAGAGGAGTTCGCCGAGTTCTTCTCGGCGCGCTTCGACACCTACCGACGCATCGCGCACGCGTTGTGCGGCGACTGGGACGAAGCCGAGGAGATCACGCAGGAGTCGTTCGTCAAGGTCTACGCCCGCTGGTCGAAGATCCGCCGTGACACCGTGGACGCCTACCTGCGGACAGTGCTGACCAGGTCGTTCCTGGACACGCGGCGGCGCAAGCGGGCGCGCGAGGACGTCGTCGCCGAGGTGCCCGACGCCGGCTCCCGCGACCCTGAGACCGCCGAGCGGCTCGCGCTGGGCTCGGCGCTGCTGTCCGTTCCGCCTCGGCAGCGGGCCGTCCTGGTGCTGCGCTTCATCGTCGACCAGTCCGTGGAGCAGGTGGCCGCGACCATGGGCTGCTCGGTCGGGACGGTCAAGAGCCAGACCTCGCGCGGGCTCGACACCCTTCGTGCCGCCTACCCCGAGACCACGAGGAGTGCCTGA
- a CDS encoding S49 family peptidase: protein MSVTDRLAAKLPRIGDRGDRSPVVSVIKLHGVITPTPSPLARGTININTVESALTRAFDHDRLSAVALAINSPGGAPTQSALVAERIRELADKKGVPVLAFCEDVAASGGYWLACAGDEIFAHRSSLVGSIGVVSAGFGLAGLLERFGVERRVHTAGTRKVRLDPFQPENPEDVVWLKSLQSQLHDQFVGWVKERRGDKLTGAEEDLFSGEVWTGGKALELGLVDGVGSLRGVIAERFPDAEIAVAEPKRPLLARLGMAGSTMSTSDRVLAAMEAMETRAIWSRFGL from the coding sequence ATGAGTGTGACCGACAGGCTGGCAGCGAAACTTCCGCGCATCGGTGACCGGGGGGACCGGTCCCCGGTCGTCTCCGTGATCAAGCTGCACGGCGTCATCACGCCCACGCCCTCTCCGCTGGCCCGCGGCACGATCAACATCAACACCGTCGAGTCCGCGCTGACCAGGGCCTTCGACCACGACCGGCTCTCCGCTGTCGCGCTGGCGATCAACTCGCCCGGTGGCGCGCCCACGCAGTCCGCCCTGGTGGCCGAGCGGATTCGGGAGCTCGCGGACAAGAAGGGCGTCCCGGTCCTCGCCTTCTGTGAGGACGTGGCCGCGTCCGGCGGGTACTGGCTGGCCTGCGCGGGCGACGAGATCTTCGCCCACCGGTCGTCGCTGGTGGGGTCGATCGGGGTCGTGTCGGCGGGGTTCGGGCTCGCCGGCCTGTTGGAGCGCTTCGGGGTGGAGCGGCGGGTGCACACCGCGGGGACGCGCAAGGTGCGGCTCGACCCGTTCCAGCCGGAGAACCCGGAGGACGTGGTGTGGCTCAAGAGCCTGCAGTCGCAGCTGCACGACCAGTTCGTCGGGTGGGTGAAGGAGCGCCGCGGGGACAAGCTGACCGGGGCCGAGGAGGACCTCTTCTCCGGTGAGGTGTGGACCGGGGGCAAGGCGCTGGAGCTCGGACTGGTCGACGGCGTCGGCTCGCTGCGCGGGGTCATCGCGGAGCGGTTCCCGGACGCGGAGATCGCCGTGGCCGAGCCGAAGCGGCCACTGCTGGCCCGGCTGGGGATGGCGGGCTCCACCATGTCAACGTCCGATCGGGTACTCGCCGCTATGGAAGCGATGGAAACGCGGGCGATTTGGTCACGCTTCGGGTTGTAA
- a CDS encoding DUF4328 domain-containing protein has translation MQYPPPRRMPMDWVATPPPGPSTPAPPRRFTRYTGPPSYRTPPRWGFPALAWRWPTAVPTGTEAAPIAECLRVRARFAVVMLTMLSVFAVLTAAAEIWRYVLLVEARTSALRAGTVDLSDSLVITGAYLTLFVGAAAIAATLWWLVPARQAAAEVSGYESARPATHVVLALLIPGLNLLVPGAAAAELEHAALRRPADERPSPSKFVRWWWATLCVSGALFAATLLWRLRDGVQARADGVLLTAATDVAAAVFAAMTLVLVVRLSALLAPVDPASARLMRVIRVEGAPAPPLRTSRQPGAKR, from the coding sequence GTGCAGTACCCACCGCCGCGACGGATGCCGATGGACTGGGTGGCGACCCCGCCACCCGGCCCGTCGACGCCCGCGCCGCCGCGCCGGTTCACCCGCTACACCGGCCCACCGTCCTACCGGACCCCGCCACGCTGGGGCTTCCCCGCCCTGGCCTGGCGCTGGCCGACGGCCGTGCCCACCGGCACCGAAGCGGCACCGATCGCCGAGTGCCTGCGCGTCCGGGCACGGTTCGCGGTGGTGATGCTGACGATGCTGTCGGTCTTCGCGGTCCTCACCGCCGCCGCGGAGATCTGGCGCTACGTCCTGCTGGTCGAAGCCCGAACCAGCGCCCTGCGCGCCGGGACAGTGGACCTGTCCGACAGCCTGGTGATCACCGGCGCGTACCTGACGCTGTTCGTCGGCGCGGCCGCGATCGCGGCGACCCTGTGGTGGCTGGTGCCCGCGAGGCAGGCGGCGGCTGAGGTCTCGGGCTACGAATCGGCCCGGCCCGCCACCCACGTAGTGCTCGCGTTGCTGATCCCCGGCCTGAACCTCCTCGTCCCCGGCGCCGCCGCGGCCGAACTCGAACACGCCGCGCTGCGAAGGCCAGCCGACGAACGTCCGTCGCCGAGCAAGTTTGTCCGCTGGTGGTGGGCGACCCTGTGCGTCAGCGGAGCACTGTTCGCCGCAACCCTCCTGTGGCGCCTGCGCGACGGCGTCCAAGCGCGGGCGGACGGGGTGCTGCTGACGGCGGCGACCGATGTGGCGGCGGCGGTGTTCGCCGCGATGACGCTGGTGCTGGTGGTCAGACTGTCGGCGCTGTTGGCACCAGTCGACCCCGCGTCGGCACGACTGATGCGAGTGATTCGGGTGGAGGGCGCACCCGCCCCACCACTGCGGACCTCACGACAGCCGGGTGCCAAGCGCTGA
- a CDS encoding DUF485 domain-containing protein — MTSSEETDWIQVQESPEFVELKRRLRRFVFPMTLAFLGWYLLYVVLADYAHGFMATKVVGNINVGLVFGLLQFASTFLITFLYVRHADRNLDPLAEELRERLEGDRR, encoded by the coding sequence GTGACCAGTTCAGAAGAGACCGACTGGATACAGGTTCAGGAGAGCCCGGAGTTCGTCGAACTCAAGCGGAGGCTCCGCCGTTTCGTCTTCCCGATGACCCTCGCGTTCCTCGGCTGGTACCTGCTCTACGTGGTCCTCGCCGACTACGCGCACGGGTTCATGGCGACCAAGGTCGTCGGCAACATCAACGTCGGACTGGTGTTCGGGCTGCTTCAGTTCGCCTCCACCTTCCTGATCACCTTCCTCTACGTCCGGCACGCCGACCGCAATCTCGACCCGCTCGCCGAGGAACTCCGCGAGCGCCTGGAAGGTGACCGGCGATGA
- a CDS encoding LytR/AlgR family response regulator transcription factor: protein MLLTVSTTNNTSGLVVLAVDDEQDGMAMLEERLEGNRHVRRILKAFDATEALQVLAGDDTELAARKEAGMPVVDAVFADLDMPGLTGMELAKLLAGFKPAPVLVFVTAHSHEAVAAFELGAVDYLLKPAEQPRMNKAMERVLAKIHQNSANGSSAAVPETRDDEVIPVELAGTTKLVSRATVRWVEAQGDYARLYTSDGSHLVRIPLAQLEERWEKAGFVRIHRSYLVPLALITELRMGGSGYSVVIGHEEKILPVSRRHTRELKDRLVRGAGP from the coding sequence ATGCTGCTCACAGTGAGTACTACAAACAACACCTCAGGGCTCGTCGTCCTGGCCGTCGACGACGAGCAGGACGGCATGGCCATGCTCGAGGAGCGCCTCGAGGGCAACCGGCACGTGCGGCGCATCCTCAAGGCGTTCGACGCCACCGAGGCGTTGCAGGTGCTCGCGGGCGACGACACGGAGCTGGCCGCGCGCAAGGAAGCCGGTATGCCGGTGGTCGACGCCGTGTTCGCCGACCTCGACATGCCCGGCCTCACCGGCATGGAGCTGGCCAAGCTCCTCGCCGGGTTCAAGCCCGCGCCCGTCCTCGTCTTCGTCACCGCGCACAGCCATGAGGCCGTCGCCGCGTTCGAGCTCGGCGCGGTCGACTACCTGCTCAAGCCCGCCGAGCAGCCGCGGATGAACAAGGCCATGGAACGGGTGCTGGCCAAGATCCACCAGAACAGCGCCAACGGCTCCTCGGCCGCGGTCCCCGAGACCCGCGACGACGAGGTGATCCCCGTCGAACTCGCGGGCACCACGAAGCTGGTGTCCCGGGCCACCGTGCGCTGGGTCGAAGCACAGGGCGACTACGCCCGGCTCTACACCTCCGACGGCTCCCACCTGGTGCGCATCCCGCTGGCGCAGCTGGAGGAACGCTGGGAGAAGGCGGGCTTCGTCCGCATCCACCGCTCCTATTTAGTCCCGCTCGCGCTGATCACCGAGCTGCGGATGGGCGGGTCCGGCTACTCGGTCGTGATCGGCCACGAGGAGAAGATCCTCCCGGTCAGCCGCCGCCACACCCGCGAACTCAAGGACCGCCTCGTGCGGGGCGCCGGGCCGTGA
- a CDS encoding solute symporter family protein, protein MNSNALLNGGIFAAFVAVTLVVVFRASKNTRTASDYYAAGRAFTGPQNGIAISGDYLSAASFLGIAGAIALYGYDGFLYSIGFLVAWLVALLLVAELLRNTGKYTMGDVLSYRMRQRPVRAAAATSTLAVSFFYLLAQMAGAGGLVALLLGIESKAGQAVVIAIVGALMILYVLIGGMKGTTWVQIIKAVLLISGAAVMTVWVLAKYGMNLSTLLGAAVDNSPAAGERVLGPGLQYGASGISKLDFLSLAIALVLGTAGLPHILMRFYTVPSAKEARRSVVWAIVLIGIFYLFTLVLGYGAAALVGPEAIKNAPGKVNSAAPLLAEALGGPILLGFIAAVAFATILAVVAGLTITASASFAHDIYANVIKRGAADDKDQEVRVARITAVVIGAVAIVGGIVANGQNIAFLVALAFAVAASANLPTILYSLFWKEFNTAGALWSIYGGLGVCVTLIVFSPAVSGKSTSMFPTADFDYFPLANPGLVSIPVSFFLGWLGTVLSLEHDKAKFAQMEVRALTGIDSEKATTH, encoded by the coding sequence ATGAACTCCAACGCGCTGCTCAACGGCGGGATCTTCGCCGCGTTCGTCGCCGTCACGCTCGTGGTGGTGTTCCGCGCGAGCAAGAACACCCGCACCGCGTCGGACTACTACGCCGCGGGGCGGGCCTTCACCGGCCCGCAGAACGGCATCGCCATCTCCGGCGACTACCTCTCCGCCGCGTCGTTCCTCGGCATCGCCGGGGCGATCGCGCTCTACGGCTACGACGGTTTCCTCTACTCGATCGGGTTCCTCGTCGCCTGGCTGGTGGCGCTGCTGCTGGTCGCCGAACTCCTGCGCAACACCGGCAAGTACACGATGGGCGACGTCCTGAGCTACCGGATGCGCCAGCGCCCGGTGCGCGCCGCGGCGGCGACCTCGACGCTGGCGGTGTCGTTCTTCTACCTGCTCGCGCAGATGGCGGGCGCGGGCGGTCTGGTGGCGCTGCTGCTCGGCATCGAGAGCAAGGCCGGGCAGGCGGTCGTCATCGCGATCGTGGGCGCGCTGATGATCCTCTACGTGCTCATCGGCGGCATGAAAGGCACCACCTGGGTGCAGATCATCAAGGCCGTCCTGCTGATCTCGGGCGCGGCCGTGATGACGGTGTGGGTGCTCGCCAAGTACGGGATGAATCTGTCAACCCTGCTCGGCGCGGCTGTGGACAACAGTCCCGCCGCGGGGGAGAGGGTGCTTGGCCCGGGCCTTCAGTACGGCGCCAGCGGGATCAGCAAGCTCGACTTCCTGTCGCTGGCGATCGCGCTCGTCCTCGGCACCGCGGGCCTGCCGCACATCCTGATGCGCTTCTACACCGTGCCGTCGGCCAAGGAGGCCCGCCGCTCGGTGGTCTGGGCGATCGTCCTGATCGGCATCTTCTACCTGTTCACCCTCGTCCTCGGCTACGGCGCCGCCGCGCTGGTCGGCCCGGAGGCGATCAAGAACGCGCCCGGCAAGGTCAACTCCGCGGCGCCGCTGCTCGCCGAGGCGCTGGGCGGACCGATCCTGCTCGGCTTCATCGCCGCCGTCGCGTTCGCCACGATCCTGGCCGTCGTCGCCGGGCTGACGATCACCGCGTCCGCGTCGTTCGCGCACGACATCTACGCCAACGTCATCAAGCGCGGCGCGGCCGACGACAAAGACCAGGAGGTCCGGGTCGCCCGGATCACCGCCGTGGTCATCGGCGCGGTCGCCATCGTCGGCGGCATCGTCGCCAACGGGCAGAACATCGCGTTCCTGGTGGCACTCGCCTTCGCGGTCGCCGCGTCGGCGAACCTGCCGACGATCCTGTACTCGCTGTTCTGGAAGGAGTTCAACACCGCGGGCGCGCTGTGGAGCATCTACGGCGGGCTCGGCGTCTGCGTGACGCTGATCGTGTTCTCGCCCGCGGTCTCGGGCAAGTCGACCTCGATGTTCCCGACCGCCGACTTCGACTACTTCCCGCTGGCCAACCCCGGCCTGGTATCGATCCCGGTGTCGTTCTTCCTCGGCTGGCTGGGCACCGTCCTGTCACTGGAACACGACAAGGCCAAGTTCGCCCAGATGGAGGTCCGCGCCCTGACCGGGATCGACTCGGAGAAAGCCACCACGCACTGA